A single genomic interval of Panthera uncia isolate 11264 chromosome A1 unlocalized genomic scaffold, Puncia_PCG_1.0 HiC_scaffold_17, whole genome shotgun sequence harbors:
- the NPM1 gene encoding nucleophosmin isoform X1, giving the protein MEDSMDMDMSPLRPQNYLFGCELKADKDYHFKVDNDENEHQLSLRTVSLGAGAKDELHIVEAEAMNYEGSPIKVTLATLKMSVQPTVSLGGFEITPPVVLRLKCGSGPVHISGQHLVAVEEDAESEDEEEEDVKLLSISGKRSAPGSGSKVPQKKVKLAADEDDDEDDDDDDDDEDDDDDDFDDEEAEEKAPVKKSIRDTPAKNAQKSNQNGKDSKPSTPRSKGQESFKKQEKTPKTPKGPSSVEDIKAKMQASIEKGGSLPKVEAKFINYVKNCFRMTDQEAIQDLWQWRKSL; this is encoded by the exons ATGGAAGATTCGATGGACATGGACATGAGCCCCCTGAGGCCCCAGAACTATCTTTTCG gTTGTGAACTAAAGGCTGACAAAGATTATCACTTTAAAGTGGATAATGATGAAAACGAGCACCAGTTATCTTTAAGAACG GTCAGTTTAGGAGCTGGTGCAAAGGATGAATTGCACATTGTTGAAGCAGAGGCAATGAATTATGAAGGCAGTCCAATTAAAGTCACACTGGCAACTTTGAAAATGTCTGTACAGCCAACG gTTTCCCTTGGGGGCTTTGAAATAACACCACCGGTGGTCTTACGGTTGAAATGCGGTTCAGGGCCTGTGCATATTAGTGGACAGCACTTAGTAG ctgtggAGGAAGATGCAGAGtcagaagatgaagaggaagaggatgtGAAACTCCTTAGTATATCTGGAAAGCGTTCTGCCCCTGGAAGTGGTAGCAAGGTTCCACAG aaaaaagtaaaacttgctgccgatgaagatgatgatgaagatgacgatgatgacgatgatgatgaagA tgatgatgatgatgattttgatgatgaggaagctgaagaaaaGGCTCCAGTAAAGAAA TCTATACGAGATACTCCAgccaaaaatgcacaaaaatctAACCAGAATGGAAAAGACTCAAAACCATCAACACCAAGATCAAAA GGTCAAGAATCTttcaaaaaacaggaaaagactcCCAAAACACCGAAAGGACCTAGTTCTGTAGAAGACATTAAAGCAAAAATGCAAGCAAGTATAGAAAAA GGTGGTTCTCTTCCCAAAGTGGAAGCCAAGTTCATCAATTATGTGAAGAATTGCTTCCGGATGACTGACCAAGAG gcTATTCAAGATCTCTGGCAGTGGAGGAAGTCTCtttaa
- the NPM1 gene encoding nucleophosmin isoform X2: MEDSMDMDMSPLRPQNYLFGCELKADKDYHFKVDNDENEHQLSLRTVSLGAGAKDELHIVEAEAMNYEGSPIKVTLATLKMSVQPTVSLGGFEITPPVVLRLKCGSGPVHISGQHLVAVEEDAESEDEEEEDVKLLSISGKRSAPGSGSKVPQKKVKLAADEDDDEDDDDDDDDEDDDDDDFDDEEAEEKAPVKKSIRDTPAKNAQKSNQNGKDSKPSTPRSKGQESFKKQEKTPKTPKGPSSVEDIKAKMQASIEKAN; encoded by the exons ATGGAAGATTCGATGGACATGGACATGAGCCCCCTGAGGCCCCAGAACTATCTTTTCG gTTGTGAACTAAAGGCTGACAAAGATTATCACTTTAAAGTGGATAATGATGAAAACGAGCACCAGTTATCTTTAAGAACG GTCAGTTTAGGAGCTGGTGCAAAGGATGAATTGCACATTGTTGAAGCAGAGGCAATGAATTATGAAGGCAGTCCAATTAAAGTCACACTGGCAACTTTGAAAATGTCTGTACAGCCAACG gTTTCCCTTGGGGGCTTTGAAATAACACCACCGGTGGTCTTACGGTTGAAATGCGGTTCAGGGCCTGTGCATATTAGTGGACAGCACTTAGTAG ctgtggAGGAAGATGCAGAGtcagaagatgaagaggaagaggatgtGAAACTCCTTAGTATATCTGGAAAGCGTTCTGCCCCTGGAAGTGGTAGCAAGGTTCCACAG aaaaaagtaaaacttgctgccgatgaagatgatgatgaagatgacgatgatgacgatgatgatgaagA tgatgatgatgatgattttgatgatgaggaagctgaagaaaaGGCTCCAGTAAAGAAA TCTATACGAGATACTCCAgccaaaaatgcacaaaaatctAACCAGAATGGAAAAGACTCAAAACCATCAACACCAAGATCAAAA GGTCAAGAATCTttcaaaaaacaggaaaagactcCCAAAACACCGAAAGGACCTAGTTCTGTAGAAGACATTAAAGCAAAAATGCAAGCAAGTATAGAAAAA GCGAATTGA